Proteins encoded by one window of Erwinia pyrifoliae DSM 12163:
- the gspE gene encoding type II secretion system protein GspE, with amino-acid sequence MTPATQRAVEAICLAHQAIIVEFNAQRLHIAVAETPSHTLMAELRFAAHCPIEVECWPQARLEQFHQRKELPALAAAEGAPEYNGTAVEIINALLVQALQKRASDIHIEPQESSLRLRLRVDGVLQQLPLAGVESSTPLIARLKILASLDISERRVPQDGQFSLLLNGNTESFRLSTLPTRFGEKAVVRLMQSDSHAIALENLGMPGSLLKRYREALARPQGMILVTGPTGSGKTFTLYSGLSWLNIATRNLCSVEDPVEIPMLGVNQTQIHAKSGLDFHRVLRALLRQDPDVIMIGEIRDAETAEIAIKAAQTGHLVLSTLHTNSTTETLVRLGQMGVPGYLLASALKLVIAQRLVRKLCPHCRQPATAVSHFPPHIWPGTVQNWLAVGCERCFSGFYGRLPLFELLPISARLQNALAKSAQPEELAKIARQQGMNTLFVEGLHCVNRGETTLEELTRVAGGSDG; translated from the coding sequence ATGACACCGGCGACACAACGAGCGGTCGAAGCGATTTGTCTGGCTCATCAGGCGATTATCGTTGAGTTCAACGCACAGCGGCTACATATTGCGGTCGCTGAGACCCCCAGCCATACGCTGATGGCCGAACTGCGTTTTGCCGCCCACTGCCCTATTGAAGTTGAATGCTGGCCGCAAGCAAGGCTGGAGCAGTTTCACCAACGGAAGGAACTTCCGGCTCTGGCAGCAGCAGAGGGTGCGCCGGAGTACAACGGCACAGCAGTAGAAATCATCAACGCTTTACTGGTGCAAGCGTTACAAAAACGTGCATCTGATATTCATATTGAGCCGCAGGAAAGTAGCCTGCGGCTGCGTTTACGTGTCGACGGCGTATTACAGCAATTGCCCCTGGCCGGAGTGGAAAGCAGCACACCGCTGATCGCTCGTCTGAAAATTCTTGCCAGCCTGGATATCTCGGAACGTCGGGTGCCACAGGACGGGCAGTTTTCACTGCTGCTGAATGGTAATACCGAATCATTCCGTCTCTCGACCCTGCCAACACGATTTGGTGAAAAGGCCGTAGTGCGCCTGATGCAAAGCGATAGCCATGCCATTGCGCTGGAAAACCTCGGCATGCCCGGCTCGCTGTTGAAGCGCTACCGCGAAGCACTGGCTCGTCCGCAGGGGATGATCCTGGTCACCGGCCCCACCGGCAGTGGCAAAACCTTTACGCTTTATAGCGGCCTGAGCTGGTTGAATATCGCCACGCGTAACCTGTGTAGCGTGGAGGATCCGGTGGAAATCCCCATGTTGGGGGTCAATCAAACCCAGATCCACGCTAAGTCAGGGCTGGATTTTCACCGCGTGTTACGTGCTCTACTGCGCCAGGATCCCGACGTGATTATGATCGGCGAGATCCGTGATGCTGAAACCGCTGAGATCGCCATAAAAGCAGCGCAGACAGGGCACCTGGTACTTTCAACGTTGCATACCAACTCAACTACCGAAACGCTGGTGCGGCTTGGTCAGATGGGCGTGCCGGGATATTTGCTGGCATCAGCTCTTAAACTGGTCATTGCGCAGCGGCTGGTACGAAAGCTCTGTCCTCACTGCCGGCAACCTGCTACGGCAGTTTCCCATTTTCCTCCCCATATCTGGCCGGGAACCGTGCAAAACTGGCTGGCGGTGGGCTGTGAACGTTGCTTCTCGGGTTTTTATGGCCGTCTTCCTCTGTTTGAACTGCTGCCCATCTCCGCACGACTGCAAAACGCACTGGCAAAATCGGCCCAGCCGGAAGAACTGGCTAAAATTGCACGGCAGCAGGGAATGAACACGCTGTTCGTTGAAGGACTGCATTGCGTTAATCGCGGAGAAACAACGCTGGAGGAGCTAACGCGCGTAGCCGGAGGCAGCGATGGGTGA
- the ppdD gene encoding prepilin peptidase-dependent pilin encodes MIHQRGFTLIELMIVIAIIAILSAIGLPAYQSYLQKAALTDMLQSAMPYKTAVELCAIERGGSGNCSAGSNGVPTERTSRYISALKVNAGVITLTGQESLKGLSVKLTPQWDNKDGQLSWQRSCASEAAALKDACQDVFRFDEEPVP; translated from the coding sequence ATGATCCACCAACGGGGATTCACCCTGATCGAACTGATGATTGTTATCGCTATCATCGCCATTCTTAGCGCTATCGGCCTGCCCGCTTACCAGAGCTATCTGCAAAAGGCCGCATTGACAGATATGCTACAGAGCGCCATGCCGTATAAAACTGCCGTCGAGCTTTGTGCCATTGAGCGTGGTGGCAGCGGCAACTGCAGCGCAGGCAGCAATGGCGTTCCCACCGAACGCACCTCGCGCTATATTTCAGCCCTCAAGGTGAACGCCGGGGTCATTACCCTGACCGGTCAGGAAAGCCTGAAGGGGTTAAGCGTTAAGCTTACGCCACAGTGGGACAATAAGGACGGGCAGTTAAGCTGGCAACGTAGCTGTGCAAGCGAAGCTGCCGCACTGAAGGACGCTTGCCAGGATGTGTTCCGTTTTGATGAGGAGCCGGTGCCATGA
- the nadC gene encoding carboxylating nicotinate-nucleotide diphosphorylase — protein sequence MVLRRYDAGSRRAALLDRIEDDIPPSVEQALREDLGGEIDPSRDITASLLPADTRSHAVVITREPGIFCGRRWVEEVFIQLGNKTQLTWLVDDGDVIIADQPLFEVTGPAPLILTAERTALNFVQTLSGVATEVRRYVALLEGTRTQLLDTRKTVPGLRSALKYAVLCGGGANHRLGLSDAFLIKENHIIACGSIAKAIEKAFWLYPDVPVEVEVESLEELEQALQAGADIVMLDNFSVEQMRDAVKLSDNRALLEVSGNVTDQTLRIFAETGVDYISVGALTKHLRALDLSMRFR from the coding sequence ATGGTACTTCGCCGTTACGATGCGGGCAGCCGCCGTGCCGCCCTGCTCGACCGTATTGAGGATGATATTCCCCCAAGCGTAGAACAAGCGTTGCGTGAAGATTTGGGTGGCGAAATCGACCCGAGCCGTGACATTACTGCCAGCCTGCTGCCCGCCGACACGCGTTCTCATGCGGTGGTGATTACCCGTGAACCCGGCATCTTTTGCGGCAGACGCTGGGTAGAAGAAGTCTTCATTCAGTTGGGTAACAAAACGCAACTCACCTGGTTAGTTGATGATGGCGATGTCATTATTGCCGACCAGCCCCTGTTTGAAGTGACGGGGCCAGCCCCGCTCATCCTTACCGCCGAGCGCACGGCCCTGAACTTCGTGCAGACGCTTTCCGGCGTGGCGACTGAAGTCAGACGTTATGTCGCACTGCTGGAAGGTACCCGCACCCAGCTGCTGGATACGCGCAAAACCGTGCCGGGCCTGCGTAGCGCGCTGAAGTATGCCGTCTTGTGTGGCGGCGGGGCCAATCACCGTCTCGGCCTGTCCGATGCCTTTCTGATTAAAGAGAACCATATTATTGCCTGTGGCTCGATAGCCAAAGCCATAGAAAAAGCGTTCTGGCTGTACCCCGATGTTCCGGTCGAAGTGGAAGTCGAGTCGCTCGAAGAACTTGAGCAGGCGCTACAGGCCGGAGCGGACATAGTTATGCTCGACAACTTCAGCGTGGAACAAATGCGCGATGCCGTTAAGCTGAGCGATAACCGCGCCCTACTGGAAGTCTCCGGCAACGTCACCGACCAAACCCTGCGAATCTTTGCTGAGACCGGCGTGGACTATATTTCCGTAGGCGCTCTGACCAAACATCTACGGGCGCTCGATCTGTCAATGCGCTTCCGTTAA
- the ampD gene encoding 1,6-anhydro-N-acetylmuramyl-L-alanine amidase AmpD, giving the protein MQLQDGWIAGVRRVPSPHFNQRPDDEAPSLLVIHNISLPPGEFGGPWIDALFTGQLDADAHPYFSGICQLQVSAHCLIRRDGEIVQYVPFHLRAWHAGVSSYQGREVCNDFSIGIELEGTDTLPYTDAQYQALRAVTELLVQHYPSIARHIAGHSDIAPQRKTDPGPSFDWTRFRAVLASHTQTTGVKE; this is encoded by the coding sequence ATGCAGCTGCAAGATGGCTGGATCGCGGGCGTCCGGCGCGTGCCGTCGCCGCATTTTAATCAGCGACCGGATGATGAAGCGCCTTCGCTGTTAGTCATTCACAACATCAGTCTGCCGCCCGGTGAGTTTGGCGGCCCGTGGATTGATGCGCTATTTACCGGTCAACTCGATGCGGACGCTCACCCTTATTTTTCCGGGATCTGCCAACTTCAGGTGTCTGCACACTGTTTGATCCGCCGTGATGGCGAAATTGTGCAATATGTTCCGTTTCACCTGCGGGCCTGGCATGCTGGCGTTTCCAGCTATCAGGGGCGCGAAGTCTGCAATGATTTTTCGATAGGTATTGAGCTGGAAGGCACGGATACGCTGCCTTATACCGATGCGCAATATCAGGCGTTACGGGCGGTCACTGAACTACTGGTTCAGCATTACCCGTCAATCGCCCGGCATATTGCCGGCCATAGCGATATTGCTCCACAGCGAAAGACCGATCCCGGACCCTCTTTCGATTGGACACGGTTTCGCGCCGTTCTGGCATCCCACACCCAAACAACGGGAGTTAAGGAATGA
- the ampE gene encoding beta-lactamase regulator AmpE: protein MTLFSLLLVLGWERLFKLGEHWQLDHHLIPLFRSRKHFSLAHTLLMLLVVMGLVALCLLALKGLFFGVPKLLFWVLVGLLCIGAGSVRLHYHAYLKAAGHNDTAAHNAMAEELTLIHGMPVDCDEREYLRELQNALLWINYRFYLAPLFWFVVGGAWGPVLLVGYAFLRAWQSWLARMPEPLARAQSGVDAVLHWIDWVPVRLAGVAYALLGHGERALPAWFASLGDRHTSQYQVLTTLAQFSLERDPHLDKVETPRVAVALAKKVSLVLVVVVALLTIYGTLV from the coding sequence ATGACATTATTTAGTCTGTTACTGGTTCTCGGCTGGGAACGTTTGTTCAAACTGGGCGAGCACTGGCAGCTCGATCACCATCTGATACCGCTATTCCGATCGCGTAAGCATTTTTCTCTGGCGCATACCTTGCTAATGCTGCTGGTGGTCATGGGACTGGTGGCGCTCTGTTTGCTGGCATTGAAAGGGCTGTTTTTTGGTGTGCCTAAGCTGCTGTTTTGGGTACTGGTCGGGCTACTTTGTATTGGAGCGGGTTCCGTACGTTTGCACTATCACGCCTATCTGAAAGCCGCCGGTCACAACGATACTGCGGCACATAACGCGATGGCAGAAGAGTTGACGCTGATCCACGGCATGCCCGTTGACTGCGACGAGCGTGAATATTTGCGCGAATTACAAAATGCGCTGTTGTGGATTAACTACCGCTTTTATCTGGCTCCGCTGTTCTGGTTTGTGGTCGGCGGCGCCTGGGGGCCGGTACTGCTGGTGGGATATGCGTTTCTGCGCGCCTGGCAAAGTTGGCTGGCACGTATGCCGGAGCCTCTGGCACGCGCTCAGTCTGGAGTTGATGCCGTTCTGCATTGGATAGACTGGGTTCCGGTGCGGCTGGCAGGTGTTGCCTATGCATTGCTGGGGCATGGTGAGCGTGCGCTGCCTGCGTGGTTTGCCTCACTGGGAGATCGCCATACCTCGCAGTATCAGGTGTTAACTACTCTGGCGCAGTTCTCGCTGGAACGAGATCCGCACCTGGATAAGGTTGAGACGCCACGCGTGGCGGTAGCACTGGCGAAAAAAGTATCCCTGGTACTGGTGGTCGTGGTGGCGTTACTGACGATTTACGGCACGCTGGTTTAA
- a CDS encoding dermonecrotic toxin domain-containing protein, which produces MTISSSQQNIREYYDHKAQQESINKMAITPGRHSDNILRQDLSNVFLHFLARTTCAQQSHCNSLTTNNTVNPPSIIYPSPHDPICVSQHAPAQATSWKNTSQSDIIKKRKINYDICPDLNRLDREVCQAFDKLTRLQAAEQTLSNPPAKNLSPSTPFTTTVKMAGAKITSLLSHIAGVLNKVGDLINLYDPLSPPLAEAFPVSENKYVGKSGDERSIIEGIEDKILNLKNNSDDVAKKKENDNFIQAGRAALISYFEKYSNKYPDLKDIAATVLQERISQQFHLKIDPNKSYFITFMERFDNGVNITYFKPLTKKTLTECLFTNFDSDFWKYYVRVDAVSAIYDISYLDNHITDYDFKDRIKIDASKFGDLVWKIDFYNYAKQKLIERYNNKDAHIKNIFISFINHLDSSQIDHDSATDVLNGVGLLKDINVTAAFFDINGYSAANAFIFKNSHSGRITLYFPKSDFKFFSFRGDFEMRSWVANTCATEKHRAMIASHFTIANRKNNLFYDGIDAWLNTINKDNSYSDRVAIKAVGVSSDNFFTDFFNSVKNKALSDLWSQIKSDARVERDIYEEMIEASNFIPNPVSPFLTLAIHIEHALDAVTYDEQMQAWSKIKNDAVSLIIMVVLDRAMALPDTEGDAFFDSVKENLDTSALKVFHERVKKDGDLTINDVRYIYRKEPAGGLTAEQIERIKAINAFLPIMKVPFTEDFPALNRDIDNYITQDLQGHTYDLYHGLHQDNIVPPFITLARVKYRMAFRSAQENIALAIARISDVSYENKIREYLSLSLNTQNKKILTEAIFRLKTQLWRTRDFLNESERNNYNNIIIVSTRRITDARNPFNSISIIQDQNHLRTIPLAFTFLEDPHCRIFIMLDSNVQNSPIGSPIMEMNVNYLDSTFIHEGSHLALGSLDICYNEVHEETYLPGNTRVLRQKINSAIDSGEIKNNISFKRFMNAAYQHVGINQLVDADTGWDILKTTPMLKSNMIMDNADNFVAHVKYLANLDHNKKFKRDTDKENSVDSDNYRYLGLVFIASTERPAKKA; this is translated from the coding sequence ATGACAATATCATCTTCTCAGCAAAATATCCGGGAGTATTACGACCATAAAGCACAGCAAGAATCGATTAATAAGATGGCGATAACCCCCGGTAGACATAGCGATAATATATTACGGCAGGACTTATCCAATGTATTTTTACACTTCCTGGCCCGGACTACCTGCGCACAGCAAAGCCACTGTAATTCCCTGACAACCAATAATACAGTTAACCCACCTTCAATCATTTACCCATCACCACATGATCCAATTTGCGTCAGCCAGCATGCCCCTGCTCAGGCAACGAGCTGGAAAAATACTAGTCAAAGCGACATCATCAAAAAAAGAAAAATAAATTATGACATCTGCCCGGATTTAAATCGGCTTGATCGGGAAGTTTGTCAGGCTTTTGATAAACTTACCCGACTGCAAGCAGCAGAGCAGACGCTGAGCAATCCGCCCGCTAAAAATTTATCTCCATCGACCCCGTTCACGACAACAGTAAAAATGGCTGGCGCTAAGATAACAAGCCTGCTGAGTCATATTGCAGGAGTTCTGAATAAGGTGGGCGATTTAATCAATCTTTATGACCCGCTAAGCCCCCCGCTGGCAGAGGCATTTCCCGTAAGTGAAAATAAATACGTTGGCAAAAGTGGCGACGAGAGAAGCATTATTGAAGGAATCGAAGATAAAATATTAAATCTAAAGAACAATTCTGATGATGTTGCGAAAAAAAAAGAAAATGATAATTTTATTCAAGCAGGGCGGGCAGCTTTGATCAGCTACTTCGAAAAATACAGCAATAAATATCCAGATTTGAAAGATATTGCAGCTACTGTTTTACAAGAAAGGATAAGCCAGCAATTCCATTTAAAAATCGATCCGAATAAGAGTTACTTTATCACTTTTATGGAACGCTTTGATAATGGCGTTAACATCACTTATTTCAAACCTTTGACCAAGAAAACGCTCACTGAATGCCTTTTCACTAATTTTGACAGCGACTTCTGGAAATACTACGTGCGGGTAGATGCGGTTAGTGCAATTTATGATATCTCGTACCTGGATAATCATATCACTGATTATGATTTTAAAGACAGGATAAAAATTGATGCCAGTAAGTTTGGCGATCTGGTTTGGAAGATTGATTTTTATAATTATGCTAAACAAAAACTAATCGAACGCTACAATAATAAAGACGCACACATCAAAAATATTTTTATTTCCTTTATAAATCATCTGGACAGCAGCCAGATTGACCATGATTCAGCCACAGACGTGCTCAATGGGGTCGGCTTGTTAAAAGACATTAACGTAACTGCGGCTTTTTTTGATATCAACGGCTACAGTGCGGCAAATGCTTTTATCTTCAAAAATAGTCACAGTGGGCGGATAACGCTATATTTCCCCAAAAGTGATTTTAAGTTTTTCTCTTTCAGGGGCGATTTTGAGATGCGGTCATGGGTAGCCAATACCTGCGCGACTGAAAAGCATCGTGCTATGATAGCTTCTCACTTTACCATCGCAAATAGGAAGAATAATCTATTTTATGATGGTATTGATGCCTGGCTAAATACAATTAATAAGGATAATAGTTACTCTGACCGAGTAGCAATAAAGGCAGTCGGGGTTTCGTCTGACAACTTCTTTACGGATTTTTTCAATAGCGTAAAAAATAAAGCATTATCCGATCTCTGGTCACAAATAAAATCAGATGCAAGGGTGGAGCGTGATATATATGAAGAGATGATAGAAGCATCAAATTTCATTCCTAATCCGGTATCACCCTTCTTAACCCTCGCCATCCATATTGAGCATGCTTTAGATGCTGTCACCTATGATGAGCAAATGCAGGCATGGAGTAAGATAAAAAATGACGCTGTTAGTCTTATTATAATGGTTGTTCTGGACAGGGCAATGGCATTACCTGATACAGAGGGGGATGCGTTTTTTGATTCGGTAAAAGAAAATCTTGATACTTCAGCGCTTAAAGTATTCCATGAGAGAGTTAAAAAAGATGGTGATTTAACCATCAATGATGTCAGGTACATTTATCGGAAGGAACCCGCCGGGGGGTTAACCGCTGAACAAATTGAAAGAATCAAAGCCATAAATGCGTTTTTACCCATAATGAAAGTGCCATTTACCGAAGATTTTCCGGCTTTAAACAGAGATATAGATAACTATATTACTCAGGATCTGCAGGGGCATACATATGATTTATATCACGGTTTACATCAGGATAATATAGTTCCTCCTTTTATAACGCTTGCACGCGTGAAGTACAGAATGGCTTTTAGATCTGCGCAAGAAAATATTGCTCTGGCAATAGCCAGGATAAGTGATGTTTCTTATGAAAATAAAATCAGGGAATATCTTTCTCTCTCTCTTAATACTCAAAATAAAAAAATACTTACTGAAGCGATATTCAGACTTAAAACACAATTATGGCGCACTCGTGATTTTTTGAATGAATCTGAAAGAAACAATTACAATAACATCATTATAGTTTCCACCAGACGGATTACAGATGCGCGCAATCCATTTAATTCCATTAGTATTATTCAAGATCAAAATCATCTCAGAACGATACCACTGGCTTTTACTTTTTTGGAAGATCCTCATTGCAGGATATTTATTATGCTTGACTCTAATGTACAGAATAGCCCCATTGGCAGTCCCATTATGGAGATGAACGTTAACTACCTGGACTCCACTTTCATACATGAAGGCTCCCACCTGGCGCTCGGTTCATTAGATATTTGCTACAATGAAGTACACGAAGAAACTTACTTACCGGGTAATACTCGCGTACTGCGTCAGAAAATAAACAGTGCAATAGATAGCGGAGAAATAAAAAATAATATTTCCTTCAAACGATTTATGAATGCAGCCTATCAGCACGTTGGTATAAACCAGCTCGTTGATGCTGATACAGGGTGGGATATACTCAAAACCACTCCAATGTTAAAGTCAAATATGATAATGGATAACGCTGATAACTTCGTCGCTCATGTTAAATATCTGGCAAACCTGGACCATAATAAAAAGTTTAAAAGAGATACAGATAAAGAAAATAGCGTCGATAGCGATAATTATCGCTATCTGGGGTTAGTATTTATCGCTTCGACAGAACGCCCTGCCAAAAAAGCTTAA
- a CDS encoding dermonecrotic toxin domain-containing protein, with protein sequence MPIHSFHHNNCELTHQKAHDDFVKKLAKNPGQHSRNIIRQELSNTFLHCLSLATSVQSDINGMTTSSNGSATSLIYPSAHDFTCASQYDPSQSIALNKGTQKTQNNHCPDHLSSGLVQEVFQAFDKFTRLQTADLSLREPGAKTITPCRQSVTIAKMVGKGITTLLNKMSGLAYQASDFISYYDPLRIRQVDAFSYNTNNQIQVALNRRIINNESDIENPVPDKTHYISENQTELHEIIDKGREAISRFYSGYNNKNPELKELATKILKEKIKQQFKLDIDPDHVYFMQFDMSMYDGDKLLQYGPPIVKKTLTEYLFTNFGREVQDYLVNVNVVSGIYDISQEHIRVHDSSDAIKIKPTDFIQLVWDIDFYNYAKVKLTDDFSHKNEHIKNHFISFINHLDSSQINSDSAKDALNGAGILKNNNVSVVLFDINQYSTANAFVFRNQDRNRVTLYFPMSDFKFISFRGDFEMRTWVTHACATEEHRKMLASHFTIANRQDGLFYCGVDTWLNSINLDNGYADRIAIQSTQIPAEHFFEVLFNNVKDKTLSDLDSQVKSDAEVRRDMWEEMADASNIIPNPVSPFLSLAMHIEHAINADTYQEKLQEWRKIENDAVNLITLVVLDKAIKLPDTAGYEFIEAVAKGVDDENIRELSKILQGNDESPVPEYHIFNPQSPGWDWLFDDKNSAPLSPGGNNAPVNTEPYFDPASPEWEWLLKEKNGIPKKIKQLTKFLPPRTIRHTDNIELLNKVIYDSVFKSLQEKPFDIYYGLENDKTDTPEYIKHARIGSRTALKAAQSHIKSAINTLNTKDLEENIKSYLSSALDTTDQNIITEAASRLRYQVQRTDNYLTECEATGFKNIAFVSTKQVVNPRNKFLFKSSITDLAYLKKIEMGFSSKFDPYRRIFFMLDVSHEIRVEGNNIINRNDGLINGVIMHEGSHMSTDTMDIIYNEDFDRIFDPGNPKALLDKFNHYLTKDILKKNKDFELFMRMVYTHLGITMPYDADVAIDMVKNDHMLKANLLMNNADNFVTFVKYLSALSDNARNIRSTKKRDNADIDAYITLIFTATRDIFVKFP encoded by the coding sequence ATGCCCATACATTCGTTCCATCATAATAATTGCGAATTGACTCATCAAAAAGCGCATGATGATTTTGTTAAAAAACTGGCTAAAAATCCCGGGCAGCACAGCAGAAATATCATTCGACAGGAGTTATCCAATACATTTTTACATTGCCTTTCTCTGGCTACCAGCGTACAAAGCGACATCAATGGCATGACAACCAGCAGCAATGGCAGCGCAACTTCCCTGATTTACCCGTCTGCACATGATTTTACTTGCGCCAGCCAATATGATCCTTCGCAATCAATAGCATTGAACAAAGGCACTCAAAAAACCCAGAATAATCATTGCCCGGATCATCTTTCAAGCGGGCTTGTGCAGGAAGTCTTTCAGGCATTCGATAAATTCACCCGGTTGCAAACAGCAGATCTGTCTTTAAGGGAGCCGGGCGCTAAAACGATAACGCCCTGCCGCCAGTCAGTGACCATAGCCAAAATGGTTGGCAAGGGCATAACCACACTGCTGAACAAGATGAGTGGTTTAGCCTATCAGGCTAGTGATTTTATCTCTTATTATGATCCGCTACGAATTCGGCAGGTAGATGCCTTTTCTTATAACACTAACAATCAGATTCAAGTCGCGTTAAACAGGCGGATAATCAATAATGAAAGCGACATTGAAAATCCAGTACCTGACAAAACACATTATATCTCGGAAAATCAAACAGAACTTCACGAAATTATAGATAAGGGCCGGGAGGCAATAAGTCGATTTTATAGCGGGTATAATAACAAAAACCCAGAACTCAAAGAGCTGGCCACTAAGATTCTAAAAGAAAAAATAAAACAGCAATTCAAACTAGATATTGACCCTGACCATGTTTATTTTATGCAGTTCGATATGAGCATGTATGATGGCGATAAACTGCTTCAGTACGGCCCACCGATAGTAAAAAAAACGCTAACGGAATATCTTTTTACCAACTTTGGTCGTGAAGTTCAGGATTATCTGGTCAATGTGAATGTGGTGAGTGGTATCTACGATATTTCACAGGAACACATCAGGGTGCATGACTCATCCGATGCGATAAAAATAAAACCGACAGATTTTATTCAACTGGTATGGGATATCGATTTCTACAACTATGCGAAAGTAAAGCTGACAGATGACTTCAGCCACAAAAATGAGCATATCAAAAACCATTTTATCTCTTTTATAAACCACCTCGATAGCAGTCAGATTAACAGTGACTCGGCTAAAGATGCGCTAAATGGAGCGGGGATTTTGAAGAATAACAACGTTAGCGTAGTCCTTTTTGATATTAATCAGTACAGTACAGCAAACGCTTTCGTATTCAGAAATCAAGACCGCAACCGGGTGACACTTTATTTCCCTATGAGTGATTTCAAATTCATCTCTTTCAGGGGGGATTTTGAGATGCGCACATGGGTAACCCATGCCTGTGCAACTGAAGAGCACAGGAAAATGCTGGCTTCTCATTTCACCATAGCGAACAGACAGGATGGCCTGTTTTACTGCGGTGTGGATACCTGGCTGAATTCAATTAATCTTGATAATGGTTATGCTGACAGGATTGCTATCCAATCGACTCAAATCCCGGCGGAGCATTTTTTTGAAGTCTTATTTAATAACGTAAAGGATAAAACATTATCTGACCTGGACTCACAGGTAAAATCAGATGCCGAGGTCAGGCGTGACATGTGGGAAGAGATGGCAGATGCATCAAATATTATTCCTAACCCGGTATCACCGTTCTTGTCTCTGGCCATGCATATTGAGCATGCGATAAATGCTGACACCTATCAAGAAAAATTACAGGAATGGCGTAAGATAGAAAATGATGCCGTTAATCTCATCACCTTGGTCGTGCTGGATAAGGCGATAAAATTACCTGATACTGCAGGATATGAGTTTATAGAGGCTGTGGCGAAGGGCGTTGATGACGAAAACATCAGAGAACTTAGCAAAATTCTTCAGGGAAATGATGAATCTCCTGTACCAGAATATCATATTTTCAATCCTCAATCACCGGGGTGGGATTGGTTATTCGATGATAAGAACAGCGCTCCTCTCTCCCCCGGTGGGAATAATGCTCCCGTCAACACTGAGCCGTATTTCGATCCAGCCTCGCCGGAGTGGGAATGGCTTCTTAAAGAGAAAAATGGTATTCCTAAAAAAATAAAGCAGCTGACGAAATTTTTACCACCAAGAACTATCCGACATACTGACAACATAGAATTATTAAATAAAGTTATTTACGACTCTGTTTTTAAAAGCCTTCAGGAAAAACCTTTCGATATTTACTATGGGCTTGAAAATGATAAAACAGACACCCCAGAATATATAAAGCATGCAAGAATAGGAAGCAGAACCGCTTTAAAAGCAGCCCAAAGCCACATTAAGTCGGCAATTAACACATTAAATACAAAAGATCTTGAAGAAAATATAAAATCGTATTTATCTTCTGCTCTTGATACCACGGACCAAAACATAATCACAGAAGCAGCATCCAGACTAAGGTATCAAGTACAAAGAACAGATAATTACCTCACTGAATGTGAAGCAACGGGTTTTAAAAATATAGCATTTGTTTCTACAAAGCAAGTTGTCAACCCAAGAAATAAATTTTTATTTAAAAGTTCAATTACTGATTTGGCGTATCTTAAAAAAATTGAAATGGGTTTTTCCAGCAAGTTTGATCCGTACAGAAGAATATTTTTCATGCTCGATGTCAGCCATGAAATTAGAGTTGAGGGAAACAACATTATTAACAGAAATGATGGTCTTATTAATGGAGTAATAATGCATGAGGGATCCCATATGTCGACTGATACGATGGACATTATTTACAATGAGGATTTTGACAGAATTTTCGATCCGGGGAACCCAAAAGCTCTTCTGGACAAGTTTAATCATTATCTCACCAAAGATATCCTGAAGAAAAATAAAGATTTTGAATTATTCATGCGCATGGTTTATACCCATCTTGGTATCACTATGCCCTATGATGCTGATGTTGCTATCGACATGGTAAAAAATGATCACATGCTAAAAGCAAATCTGCTGATGAATAATGCTGATAATTTTGTTACCTTCGTCAAGTACTTGTCAGCTTTAAGTGATAATGCAAGAAACATCAGATCTACAAAGAAAAGAGATAATGCTGATATTGATGCATATATTACACTCATATTTACCGCAACAAGAGATATTTTTGTAAAGTTTCCTTAG